tccctattcccctcccattcccacccccttttcccccccccattcccaccctaTTCCCCCctattcccaccccattccccccccattcccaaccccattcccacaccccattcccacccccattcccaccccattcccaccctattcccatccccattccccctcATTCCcaccctattcccatccctattccccccccccattcccaccccctttcccccccccattcccaaccccattcccatcccattcccttccaGTGTCCTATGGCTCCATGTCCTGACCCTTCCCGGCTCCGCTTCCCATCGGATCACAGCCTTCGGCTGCCAGAGCGGCCACGTCCGCGTCGCCCACGTGGACCAGAGCGGCCCCAGTGAGTCCCAATGGGAATTCCCAGCGTTGGGAATGCCGCTGGCTCCATGACACCCCCCAGTGCTTGGCTTCCTGGTGTCATTCCCACCTTTGGGAATGCTGCCCTGGAGCCTGATTCCGGCTCCGCAGCCGttctccagagctggagcatcCAACAGGATGGGCCCATCTCCAAGGTCCTGGTGTTCCCACTGGAGCTGGATCCCGACACTTCCGGGCAGGGTGAGCCCCATCCTGGCCATTCCCAAGGTTTTCCTGCCCATCCCGgctcttcctcatcctcctcttcctcattccCATAGGAGATGCTGTGGCAGAGCCAAGCTTCAGTGTCCTGGTGGCCAGTACCATGGAGCTCAGTGTGGTCTATAGGTACCAGCAtcattcccgttcccattcccattgttctcctctccatcccattcctgtctctccatcccatcccctcctctccatcccatctCTTCCgtcccattcccatctctccatccccattcccttctctccatcccatcccctcctctgcatcccatcccttccatcccattcccatttctccatccccatcctctccatccccattccctcttctccatcccctcctctccatcccatcccctctatcccattcccatctctccatccccatttccttctctccatcccatcccctgcttcccatcccattgtctccatccccattccttcctctccatcccattcccatctctcccattcccatctctcccattcccatctctcccattcccatctctcccattcccatctctcccattcccatctctttcATTCCCATCTCCCCCTTCCCATCTCTCCATTCCCATCTCTCCCATTCCAtctctcccattcccatctctcccattcccatctctcccattcccatctctcccattcccatctctttcATTCCCATCTCCCCCTTCCCATCTCTCCATTCCCAtctctcccattcccatctctcccattcccatctctcccatccccatctctcccattcccatctctcccattcccatctctccatcccattcccatccccattcccactttTCCCTAGGGATGTGCTGCGCCGGGGGCTGACAGACCAGTGCCCATTGCCAGGCAGTGACCTCCACGACAGTGTCCTCTGTGCCCTCGCCCCGGACCTGGACTTCGATGGGCAcccggagctgctgctgggcacctATGGGCAGGTCCGGATGGGATCCGGATGGGAactgggatgggaacagggatgctCCTCTTCCCGCTTGCTTtccattggttcccattggtTTCTGGGTTGGctcccattggttcccattggctcccatcgGTTTCCattggtttctgggctgtttcCATTTGTTCCCATTGGTTCCAGGTTGTTTCCCATTGGTTTCTGGGTTGTTTCCCAGTTGTTTCCAGGTTGGTTCCCCATTGTTTCCCATTGGTTTCCCCATTGTTTCCTATTCGTTTCCCAGTTGTTTCCAGGTTGTTTCCCATTAGTTCCCATTGGTTCCTGGGTTGTttcccattggttcccattggtTCCTGGGTTGGTTCCCATTGCTTCCCACTGGTTCCCATTGGTTCCAGGTTCTTTCCCATTGGTTTCCATCGGTTTCCATTGGTTCCCATTAGTTCCCATTGGTTCCTGGGTTGGTTCCCATTGGTTTCTGGGTTGTttcccattggttcccattgtGTCCCATTGCTTCCCATTGGTTCCAGGTTCTTTCCCGTTGGTTCCCATTGGTTCCAGGTTCTTTCCCATTGGTTTCCATTGCTTCCCATTGGTTTCTGGGTTGGTTCCCATTGGTTCCCGTTGGAtcccattggttcccattggttcccattgattcccattggttcccattggtTCCCGTTGGTTCCCATTGGTTCCAGGTTCTTTCCCATTGGTTTCCATTGCTTCCCATTGGTTCCTGGGTTGGttcccattggttcccattgtTTCCCATTGGATCCCGTTGGTTTTCATTGGttcccattggttcccattggtTCCTGGGTTGGTTCCCATTGCTTCCCATTGGTTCCTGGGTTGGTTCCCATTGCttcccattggttcccattggtTTCTGGGTTGGTTCCCATTGGTttcccattggttcccattggtTCCTGTTGCttcccattggttcccattggatcccattggttcccattggtTCCCGTGTTGTTTCCCATTGTTTCCCATTGTTTCCCATTGTTtccccattggatcccattggtTCCATTGGTTCCCGTTGgttcccattggatcccattggttcccattggtTCCCGTTGGTTCCCATTGGTTTCTGGGTTGGTTCCCATTGGTTCCCACTGGTTCCCATTGGTTCCCGTTGGttcccattggttcccattggaTCCCACTGGTTCCCGTTGCCTCCCCGCAGGAGCTGCTCTGTTACAAGTATTCCCAAGGGGAATTCCGCCTGCTCTGGTCCCGGCGCTTCCCGAGCcccctcctgtccctgctctACAGTGACCTCACCGGGGATGGGCTGGCTGAGCTGGCCGTGGTCTGCGTGCGGGGCCTGCACGTGCTGCAGGTCAgggcacacacagcacaaaacagccccaaaacacccaaaatcaccccaaaactgccccaaaacagcaaaaaccagACCCcaaacagcacaaaacagcCCAAATCACCCAAAACTGccccaaaacagcacaaaacagccccagaacagcacaaaacagccccagaacagcacaaaacagccccaaaaacagcacaaaaactgccccaaaaatcacccaaaacgcccaaaaccagccccaaaccagccaaaaacagcccaaaacagtccccaaaatcacccaaaactgccccaaaacagcacaaaactgCCCAAAACATCCCAAAATGGCCCAAAAACAGCTCCAAACAGCCCACAAGAGCCCTAAAACCAGCCtcaaacagccccaaaacagccTAGAATGGACCAAAATGACCCTGAAACACACCCAAAATAGCCCAAAATCACACAAAACAGCCACCAAAAACAGCCTAAACCAgccccaaaccaccccaaaacccacccaatCCCACCCAGAGCGCCCATAGGATCCATCCCACTCCCATAGGGTCCATCCCTATCCCAGCCTGATGCTGATACCTGATTCCGATGCTGTTATCCCAGATCCTGATCCTGTTATCCTGGTTCCTGATCCTGTTATCCCCGTTCCTGATCCCATTATCCCTGTTCCTGATCCCGTTATCCATTCCTGATCCTGTTATCCCTGTTCCCGATCCCATTATCCCTGTTCCCGTTATCCCTGTTCCCAATCCTGTTATCCCTCTTCCTGATCTTGTTATCCCTGTTCCCAATCCCATTCTCCCTATTCCCAATCCTATTATCCCTGTTCCTGATCCTATTCTCCCTGTTCCCGATCCCGTTATCCCTGTGTCTGATCCCATTCTCCCTATTCCTGATCCCATTATCCCTGTTCCCAATCCCGTTATCCCTGTTCCCAATCCCATTCTCCCTGTTCCCGATCCCGTTCTGCCTATTCCCAATCCCATTATCCCTATTCCCGATCCCGTTATCCCTATTCCTGATCCTGTTATCCCTGTTCCCGATCCCGTTATCCCTATTCCCGATCCCGTTATCCCTCTTCCCGATCCCGTTATCCCTGTTCCCAATCCCATTAACCCTGTTCCTGATCCCGTTATCCCTATTCCCAATCCCGTTATCCCTATTCCCGATCCCGTTATCCCTATTCCCAATCCCATTATCCCTGTTCCCGATCCCGTTATCCCTGTTCCCGATCCCATTATCCCTCTTCCCAATCCCATTATCCCTGTTCCCGATCCCGTTATCCCTGTTCCTGATTCCCGTTCTGcttccatccccagcaccgCCTGGAACCCGGTCGCTTCGCTGTGTCCTGGAGCGGCTCCGGGCGCTCGTGGGgacccccccggaccccccccaaTAAACCTGGATCCGGCTCTTCCTGGGGACCCCCAAATCCTTTGGGATGGGCTTGGgatcatgggggggggggggcaaggcCAGGATTGGTCCATAGGGAGACTCTGGGGGGGgcataggggtcaatgggggggggtttaAAGGGGGTCCATagaggggtctatggggggggatCTATAGGGGGGATCCATAGAGGGATCTATAGGGGGGATCCATAGAGGGATCTATAGGGGGGATCCGTAGAGGCATCTATGGGGGGGATGTATAGGGGGGGGGGTTCCATagaggggtctatgggggggatcTATAGGGAGGATCCCGTAGAGGGATCTATGGGGAGGGATCTAtaggggggtctatagggggcgTCTATGGGGTGCCCAtaggggggtccatgggggcGCCCATAGGGGGTGTCTTTagggggggtccatgggggaGTCCATAGATGGGTCTAggggggggtctatagggggggGTCCATAGAGGgacctatggggggggggggggggtggatcCATGGTATGGATCATAGGAGGGTCCGCGGGGGGGTCCCGTGGGGTCacaggggtcaatgggggggggggggcctcaGGTGCTCCCGATGACGTCACGGGGGTTCCCCcgttctcttccccatccccgCTCCTtaaaggggggagggggcggggccgggttcccccccccccccatccaatccctcctcccccccaagCTCcgcccccgccccccccccccccccaccccctcccggCATCGCCAATGAAGTGACCGGtagcggcggcggcggcaccgggggggggcccgagcggagccggagccggaCCCAGGTacgggtggggggggggggggggggggggggggggtaacaGGGGGGGGGTAACgggggggggcggagggggagaaccggggggggggagggggaacggagccgcccccccccccccccccacctgaggattgcggggggggggggggaaggcacCGGGACCCAAACCGGGATCAATGGGGCCCACCCCCCaacaatgggatcaatgggaccccccccatcaATGGGGCTGCCCCCAATGCCCCCCCATCAATGGGAACCCCCCAtcaatggggctgccccccccatcagtgggatcaatggggctgcccccaagtgcccccccccccattgatgggatcaatggggaccccccccatcaATGGGGCTGCCCCCAAGAGCCCCCccatcaatggggatcaatgggaccaACCCatcaatgggacccccccatcaatggggctgccccccaaGTGCTTCCCCCCCGCAATGGGGCCCCCATCAATGGGGCTGCCCCCAAGTGCCCCCCccatcaatggggacccccccatcaatggggaccccccatcAATGGGGCTCCCCCATCAATGGGGCTGCCCCCAAATGCCCCCCCCATCAATGGGGCTGCCCCTAAGTGCCCCCccatcaatgggatcaatggggggggggggattcaCTTTGTATTCCTGCATCCCAGATAAggagcatccccccccccaatgggatcaatggggggggaacAGACCCCAAATTCTCTCCAAATTCCCCCAAATTTCCCCTAAATTTCCCCAATTTTTCTCTAAATTTCCCCCAAATTCGCCCAAATTTTCCCTgaatttccccctttttttcccccaattcCCTCAAATCTGCCCCAAAATCGCCCCCCGATTTTCCTGAAATTTCCCTCAAATCCTCCCCCAATTTTTGCCCTGAATTTCCTCAAAATTCCTCGATTTTCCTCAAAATCTTCCCCAAATTTCCCTGAAATTTCCCTCAAATCCTCAAAAAAATTCCTCCCCCCAAAATTTCCTCCAAATCCATCAAAATTTCCCTAAATTTCTCCCCAAATTCCTTGGAATTTCCCTCAAATCCTCCCAAAATTTGGTCCAAATTTTCTGTCAATCAATCCCTGaaatttttcctgaaatttttCCCAAATTCCCCCCAAATTTTCCCCCAAATTCCCTGAAATTCCCTCAAATCCTCCCAGAATTTCCCCCAAATTCCCTCCGAATTCTCCCGGAATTCCCTTCAAATCCCCCAAATTTTCCCTAAATTCCTCCCAAATCCCCGAATTTTGCCCAAATTTTCCCTCAAATCTCCCCAAAATTCCCCAATTTTTCCCCAATTTCCCTTAAAATCCCCAATTCCCAACATtgggggcccccccccccccccccccccgctcccttGGCAACAGCATTCCCAGATCCAGgattcttccttcctttcccatcccatatCCCGGGATTCGGGAAGCGGAAAACCGGGAATCTCGGTCCTTTCAACCCCATTTCCTGGGATTCGGGGTCCTGGTGACCCTCTGGCtccatcccattgggaatcTGATGGATTCGGGATCTGCGGCCAcccacatccatccccattGAGGTTCCTCATCCCACAGAGCATCCAATGGGATCTGGGGCT
The window above is part of the Melopsittacus undulatus isolate bMelUnd1 chromosome 24, bMelUnd1.mat.Z, whole genome shotgun sequence genome. Proteins encoded here:
- the KPTN gene encoding KICSTOR complex protein kaptin, translated to MAQPCPLAEDSFSRLSSQSNVYGLAALPAGEEGPGGLLAAALKGKVIHFRYHELQRRMRPLASELQFTYIPVDAEIVSIDSFPKSPPQRGLVVGITFIKDSGDKPSPFLNIYCDYEPGSEYDLDSVAQSCLKPGAAVHPFQLCHAEVRSGDSLETVFLLSGNDPAVHLYKENSSSHQFEEQPIQRLFPELQDLPSNVLWLHVLTLPGSASHRITAFGCQSGHVRVAHVDQSGPTVLQSWSIQQDGPISKVLVFPLELDPDTSGQGDAVAEPSFSVLVASTMELSVVYRDVLRRGLTDQCPLPGSDLHDSVLCALAPDLDFDGHPELLLGTYGQELLCYKYSQGEFRLLWSRRFPSPLLSLLYSDLTGDGLAELAVVCVRGLHVLQHRLEPGRFAVSWSGSGRSWGPPRTPPNKPGSGSSWGPPNPLGWAWDHGGGGARPGLVHRETLGGA